TCCATCAATGTTTCAACTTCCCATGTCAACTCATGTAAGGGGATGGGGGTGGAGGAATGAATATTGTTTGTTCCTTTGTACCAAACAGCAGTTTAGATTACCCACCTTTTTTGGAGTAGTAGAAATAATTAAATACTAGTAGGTgtgttccaaactttttttttttccttgtgtcaATTCACATTATTGCAAACAATTTAATTTCTAAAGGATTTGTTCTGCTTTCTATACACTTTGTGTATGCATCCCCTtgagttgttcccaacatctggagAAATTTTTAGGTCAATAACACTTtgggaaatatatttaataagaaaaatagcGACGTGTTAAATGCATATTGAAGCCACTACATAGacacaaagaagaagactacaaTGAGGACCATGATGATTTAGAGGatgctggacaagtggacacaaccctcaactTCAACTTGTTCTACTGGgtgaaacactgcagggactgtggtttgaatctctatctctttttcttctatcttcATAAGGGTTCGGACCCTAACTTTAACGCCGAGGTAgtatgtgaaatgtgtaccTTGTGTGTTGATTTTGTTGATTTCATTGTCTTTATTTGACTTATTTGCAGCCCTATGGTGGCACAAGCAAGTGCAATCTGTACGCCGGTCCCAaggccggataaatgcagaaggttgcgtcaggaagggcatccagcgtaaaactgtgctaaacacaATGAGCGTACATCAAatgaatcccatactggatcagtcgtggcccgggttaacaacatctacccccggcactgttaacctgcagggcatcaatggaaattcaactactgtgggtcaaagacaaagacgaGGAAAGCGGCTTAATCGGGAGGAGTTGAAAAGGAAGGCACACAGCCTACAACTGTGATcgtagggactttgaattttggggctatgacaggaaaaggtcaggagttggtgGTGGACattacaaaaaggatggaaatggcagtaatgaacactttttttccagaataggcaggaacatatagtgacctacaagagcggaggtagaagcatacaggtggattatattctgtgcaggcgatgtaatctgaaggaggttactgactgcaaaATAGTGGTAGGTAGCTcgacaacacaggatggtggtgtgttggaTGGCTCTGTTGGTGgataggaaaattaagaagacaaaggtagagcagagaatcaggtggtggaacctgagaaaggaagaatgttgtgtggcctttcggaaagaggtgagacaggctcgagatggacaggaagagctcccagaagagtggaatactactgccaaggtattcggagaggcaggcaggaaagtacttctggtaggaaaggggagaaggagacttggtggtggaaccccaaaatacaggaagtcatgtaaggaaagagattaacgaagaagtagtgggacacggagaggactgaggagaggcgtaaagaatacattgagatgcgtcgtagggcagaggtagaggtggcgaaagctaaacaaaaggcatatgacgacatgtacaccaggttggacaggaaagaaggagaaaagcatttaaacaggttggccagacagaggggtgGAAATGGGAAGGGTGTGCAGCAGGaaaggatgattaaggataccgatggaaatatgttgactggtgccactactgtgctgaatagatggaaagaatactttaagaagttgatgaatgaagaaaataatagagaagaaagagtagaagaggcaagtgtgaaggactaggaagtggcaataattagcaagggggaaattcgaaaggcactacaaaggatgaaaaatggaaaggcagttggtcctaatgacataccggtgggggtatggaagcaatttggagaggtggctgtggtgtttttgaccaacttattcaacagaatactagctggcgagaagatgcctgaagaactgaggaaaagtgtgctagttcccattttacaAACAAAGATCTGTGGGAATGATAGAGGAAttaagatgatgagccacacaatgacgttatggggaagagtagtggagggtagactcaagacagaagtaagtatctgcgcgtaacagtatggtttcatgcctcgaaagagtaccacagatgcattatttgccttgaggatgctcgtggaaaagtacagagaaggtcaaaaggagctacattgtgtctttgtagacctagagaaagcctatgacagaataccaagagaggaactgtggtactgcatgtgcaagtctggtgtggtggagaaatatgttagaataatacaggacacgtatgagggtatcagaacagcggtgagatgtgccgttggtgtgtcagaagaatttaaggtggaggtgggactgcatcagggttccacgctgagccccttcccgtttgcggtagtaatggataggctgacggacgAGGTTAGAGttgattccccttggaccatgatgttcccagatgatattgtgatctccagtgaaagcagggaacaggcggaggaaccgttagaaagatggaggtacgcactggaaaggagaggaatgaagattagcccaagtaaaacagagtatatatgcatgaatgagaggggcggaggagcaagagtgaagctccagggagaagagatagcgagagtggatgacttcaaatatttagggtcaacaatccagagcaacggtgagtgtggtaaggaagtgaagaaacgggtccaagcaggttggaacagctggcagaaggtgtgtggtgtgttatgtgacagaagagtatccgccaggatgaagggcaaagtttacaaaacagtggtgaggacagccatgatgtacggattagagacggtggcactgaagaaacaacaggaagcagaactcaaggtagcagaaatgaagatgttgaggttcttgctcagagtgagcaggttggataggattagaaatgagctcattagaggaacagccaaagttggatgttttggagacaagattcgagagagcagacttcgatggtttggacatgttcagaggcgagagagtgagtatattggtggaagggtgctgaggatggagctgccaggcaaaagagcgagaggaagaccaaagaaaaggttgatggatgttgtgagggaggacatgagggcagttggggtgagagaggaagatgcaggagataggctaagaagatggaaaaagatgacacgcggtggcgacccctaacaggacaatccgaaaggaaaataagaaaaagatttTATAATTTCTTCATCTGAGATATCTCTTATCTTTGTTTCAGTTTTTGAGTCTACAGTAGCTTTGTTTTTGAGACTTCATCGGGGTCCCTAAATGCACCTTGCGTTTTAATGCGGGCGACATGCCTGCCAACACTAAATTGATTGCTAAATAAAGGGTTTATTTTTCGAGATATGAATATTTGTTTATCCTTGTGCCATTTTTGGACTGTTTCTTGTGCTAGTTCAATTTCAGCACGTTTTTTGGGGATTGTTGGACGGGGGAAGGTACACGGGATGTTTTGGCGAGCTCACCGGTCCTTCACCTGGTTTCTATTGTCCCGGCGCCAAAGTCAATCACCAAATATAGCATTTATCCACCTATATAAACCtggtgcacgtgacgtcaccattttctcggcaccatattgccagtcaaacagagctgctcgacattttgggagacattgaaacagaggagaatatttataaTGGCCGAGACCTGCTGTGCAGTTTGTGGTTACAACACAGGAGACAGATACTCAAAGAGATCTGAAAAGctcaaaagaccagaaaagatcgatggatttcagcaattaaatgggatggatggtgcccaatgaaatacacatgactgtgtagcgatcacttcatttcaggtaggaattattctttatctcaaattaccaataagtatttataatgccaagttgactcatttgagaacaatgcgtatttaaaaaaagaaaataaactgtctgtcgcaaagaggtttacggagataagcgtgtggcagcaatacgcttccatgtacagaggagatgactccctgtccttgatttatttttttccaatcatagttaatgaatgcgagtttgtttaaaaccaggggtcttttatttaaatattggtatttgtattaaataccatctgaaaagataaaaaaagattggatttcggcaattaaacgtgattgaTGGTGCTCAACCAaatacacgcctgtgtagctATCATTCCaggtccattttgtttgccgcttatcctcacgagggtcacgaggagtggtggagcctatcccagctgtcaacgggcaggaggcggggtacaccctgacccggtcaccagccaattgcagggcacatagagacaaacaaccacaggATCATCAAAGCAATCAGagaagaaaatgacaaatgagaagGGCCAGCACTTTGATTTAGAGCCAAGCCCAACGCAAAACTTACTCTCTACTAGCCTAAATGCAATGTTAGCTCTGACGGATAGGGTGAAATCTATTGTCAATGTTGGACTCCAGGCCACACCGCGCCAAGATTCTCTTCCTATCCCCCCTCGCCTAAAACCACCGCCCACTGTGATCCGAAAGCCCCTTCTCCACTCAAAAGTCTTATCTGTGAGTATGACTGACATACATAGGgtattttccagaataactcagatcCTTATAGAGATCAGCTATTTTTCATCCCTGAGCTTTCCAGGGACAGAATGTTCGTCAAAGAGATATAGTATGAAAAAGGATGCAGTTCGAACTTAGTGAGCgtaaaatgtgaatctatcaaaCAGTTGTCTCCAGTTATCTCTGCGACACTAGCCGTTTTTAAtgtcaggtcactgggtaataaagcaatgttgattaatgacataaTTACAACCTATGGActggactttttgttgttaaatgaaacatggttaacagaaagtagctgtagtTGCATTTTAAATGCGGTAACACcaccaaaaataaattttatgaAAAGGTGtcaaatagggaaaaaaaatgttggtattccagttatttttaagtcattatttcagtgtaaagaaattTTACTTGGTGATTTTAGGTtctttgaatatatatatatttagtttagtaggaaaccagaatgcaagtgcaaaaaaaaaaaactaaactccaaattgactatgacctctacagacaatgcctttgtaattttaaccaagagttcgtcagggctagacagcaacacttttttgAAATCATTAGTAAGAATCTcgatttgctgtggttgacaagcttacaactCCCCAAATCAAATAGATCCAGAACgcgtaacagctgacaaatgcaatgagtttgcctattatttttgtgaaagaatacaatccatcaggatatcagcacaaatcagcaaaatagtACTATATCTGAAGTGTGCCAGGAAAATCTCTATTTCCATATCAGGATTTGATAcggttgaccaaaaaaaaaaaaaaaaaaaaactgtagcaaAAAGGGTTCAGcaattgaaaccatcaacgagctttCTTGACTCAATatcatgtgactttttcaaaactatagTGAAATCAGTCCTCGATGATTTGCTGAAAATAATGAATGGCtggctcacttcagtctggtgactttcccaaagctcttacagtaactgctgttaagcctcttctaaaaacagagcactggacgattccatgttagcaagctatagacccatctctaaTCGCCCCAAGATTGTTGATAAGGttattttaatcaactcagcattttcttgaatttaaattgactttttgacaaatttcaatcaggtctCTGAACTGTGTGGATTTTAGTGTagttggatctcagtgtggcttttgatactGTAGATCACAAGATACTGGTTAACAGGTTGGAAAcctgggtaggactaaatgaaacggtccttaaatggttcaggtcctacctggaggaaaagaGCCACTTTGTAACTGTTTGAAGtactcaatctcaacaaatggctaTAACATGtagggtccctcaagggtcagttctctGACCCCTCCTCTTCAGCCTGTATAGCTAGCCTTGGAtaaaattttccagaactttagttttgactatcataactatgcagatgacacacagttatatgtagcagtgtctccagataactatagttcaattgaggtgttgtgccagagaaagagaaagaaaaaaagtttgctgtTTGTAAATACCTGGAGTCACTATctgtaaaaagcaaagaccttggtgttctgataaaTTCCGTcatgaccttcaacagtcatatcaaatcaattactaaaactgcctttcaGTATCTGAAGAATGTAtatagagtgaaggcttgtatgtgtcaagcagaccaggagaagctcatccatgcttttatctcaagttgacgtgactattgtaatggtcttctgactgggctaaacagctgcagctcgttcagaatgctgcagcttgggttgTTACCAGAACAAAgtagtcagagcatataactccgaCTCTAAAGTCTCTACACTAGCTTCCAGTTAGGTTTAgaacagattttaaagttctgcgactggtctataaatcactaaatggtttaggtcctgaatacatgaaagaaatcaaaatggaatacaaacccagtagggctccgACATCGACTGACTCAGCTCTagtaatggagtgcagagttcaaagcaaacatggtgaagcagcatttagctattatgctgcaaaaaaattaataaattgacaacagaggtgatgtcagccccaagtgtgagtgttttcaaatccagattaaaaactcttttttttctcatgcgttttagagtacttccacttctcagtgatatttcttgcactaaaaactgttttaattttactttttgaaatgtttttatgtatttgaatgctttaatcatgtaaagcgcattgtgttaccttctgtatgaaatgcgctatacgaATAAATCTGCTTTGATTGAGggttaaaatacatttgttgttgTAACTGCTTAGTTTCATACTTTATCAAATTACAGTATAATTATGTTTGGCTCTGGCATGTATTTTGAGTTACTATTGTATCAACAAATTAATCATGCCAACTATATTGATGTACTACGTGCTGTACAAATCAATTATTTGTACTGGTGATTATACGTGACCCCCAGGAAGGTTAGTGAACTGCTACGGCACAAGTTAATGGGGACGTCGGCAGCGGCTGCTGCTTTGGACAGTCCTTGACATTTTCACCAAAATACTGTATAGCCAACATCCAAAGTATTTTAGGATATGATTGCCAGCACTTACTGAAATTGCAAACATCCATCGATTTTGAGTTCGTACCACAATAGTTGCCACCAAGCTAACTAAGCTAGCTACCTTTAGACAACATACAATGGCAGCCTGTGCTCAAGCCATCTCATATTCCAGGTCACGATGAGACCAAACGTGTTGTCCGTTTTACTTCAAATTTAATAGAAAACGAATAATAAAAGTGAATTGACTCCACAGTTTCCCTTGTGTCCAAATCCTATAAATGTGTGATTTTCAAAGCTGAAGATGTTTTTGCAGTCAGATTTGTGCTATCATAACCAcaagaaacattttcatctttgtcaaAACTTCAACTAAACAGTAACGTAACAGAAAACATGTACGTGAAAACTCGCTCCATAAGAATCTGAAAAGCATTCGAGTAGACCTCATTGCCTCTGATCAAAGGAGTGTTACGTTGACGTTCTTTTCGTTGTTGTCGTTCAGtagtcattttcacattttgcgtCACATTTCTATTGACACAACTGCAAGTTCTCCGGCAAGGCGTATACATTCAAACAACAATAAACAGAGCTTGACAGTTTGCGGAAACAGTTACCAGTTTTTAATACTAGCAAGTAGGTCCTTAAGAAGCCAAGTGGCGCCTTTGAAATGGTTCCCTGATTGGCCGCCTGTTGTATTCCCACAACACAGACACTGAGTTCACACGGAGTTTATTGAAATTAGAGGACGCTGCAAAACTCCCTGCAAATGTTTGGTTGATGCTGTTGTGTGGCCCATTGTCACGTTGACCTGCAGCCATGACAAAATTGCCGTGCAGGCTGTGAATTTGACGTCTACGCCCTATAGAGCAATTTGTCTTTGGGCTCCAGGACTCTGGAATGTCTTACCTGGAGATTTTAGAGCAGCTACCTCGACTCAAAAGTGATTTATACATTGGTATTTAGTTAAAGTACACGTAGGCGTGTTTGTTCTCACCTGAAACTTTGTCTTGCCTCACACAAGAAGGGCGAGTGTTGCTGGCTCTCCAGGCTTCCTGTAGAAATTGAACTTCCCAGATTTTCCTCTTTTCTGGGGTGCGTTGGTAGCCATGGACATGATTCCTGCTCTTTCTACTATTTAGACTATTTGAGTAGGCCCCataactcagtggttagagcattgttttggtaaagcaggggtcatgagttcgtttctcactggggcctccgctctCCAAgatgggttgcgtcaggaagggtatctggCATAAAAAATGTGGCGAACAAagatgagtgttcatctgagatgatacgctgtggtgacgtctcacgggacaagccaaaagaaagacTATTTGAGCCAAGGGCAGTTGTTGGTCGCTAACATGGTGTCCTATAGTCACGGGACTAACTTTTGACAAATCGTGAACCAAATGGCCCTTATGCCTACTTGACTGTGCTCTCTTTATCTGCAGCTCTGACTGAAGGCTGGTGCTCACAGCACATTTCGAGAATCACAACTTTAACCTTCTTGACCTGCTGCATGTGTCAAGTGCCTTGAGATCATTTCTGTTGTGAACTGGTGCtgcaaaaattagtttgacttGACACAATCCCTGATAACTCTTAACGTCGCATCGTCAAATGTAGTTCTCTCATGTTACTCTGAAATGCTTCTGTTCAACTACTGACTGGAAGTAGCACACCAACTTTTTGTTACAATCAGGATGGACTGTGTTATTAATCATGAAGAGAAACTTGCACCTGAATCTGTGTGCCATTGTATTCTTTGCTTTTATTGTCTTTGTGTCCTGGTTGGATTTTCAAGTTGATCTCAAAACACCCAACAATGGATGATCACCACGTCTCTAATTGCGTTTACTCTTGTGGTGGTTAGGTGTGCTGTTGTTGTCAAAGCAAATACTTCAGACTAATGAGATTGAAATCTATAATTGCAACACCAAGAGAACATTTCTTTGAAAACCACACCTTCAGAGAAACAGTTCGTCATTGTTCATTGTAATTTCTTAACTAACAAATGAACTGACTGCCTCAAACTACATTCCAGAGCTGTAACAAGCTAATATAAAGAGGAATGGTGCTCATTTGCGGACAGTCATCCTCAGCATTAAGGAtcatgagttcaaaggtagcgTTTGCACACATTACACACTTCTCAAACTCCTTTTTCAAGGTTTTTATTCTAATACAAGGTTAAATTTGATATTGACAGTCTCTTCCTGTCATTTCGCAGATGGCATTTTCCTTTCGCTCCTCGTTCCTTCTCTTCGGATTTTGTGGACTTTTGACTGGAGCCGTAAGTCAAAACCTCAGTCGCTACTATTGCTACGactattatatttatattatactcTGGCCGTGTTCATGTGTGTCACCTTTcaaaattcagattttgacaACATACTTTTCCTCTTGACAGTGGTCGAAACCAACTGATCATGCAAAAGGTTGGTGACTgtctcaataaataaaatgacaagtttgtgatttattttttttccagaatttgaTACTAAATTTAATCAACGCAGCTCACTTTCTCCCTGAAACAACAATTTTACTGCAGAAAACTGCTGTCCTAAAGGCTGGACTCAGGTGGACTGCCGTTGTTTCATTTATCAAGATAGACGCAGGGCGTTGGCAGATGCAGAGGTAtacaaaacattgacattacAACATTTATGTAGTTGTAAACCTGTTTGTCACTTCATTGTCTAAGTGTTATGGATCAATATGTATGAATTTTGTACATAATCTGTTGAAATTGGAAGCCTTAGCTATTTTAATCTTTTGTCTGtcacattgactttttttgtgttttttttctattgtgttgttgttttcttctctTAGAGCGTCTGCAACATTCTCGGTGGGAATCTAGCCTCGGTCCACAGCGCTTTGGAATATGCTGTCGTTCTCGAACTGGTTCGGGCATCTTCTGATTCGACTGATGACGTTTGGTTGGGATTACACGAGGCGATAGAGGTGAAAGAAATTCTTCAAGCAAGTAACTAACAACCCCCAATAACTAATGACGCTTCAGCTTTAAGAGACATTTGCACGACCATGTCAATGCTGAGATGTTGTGCTGTTGAAACACGGACGAATGGGGATCTCATAGTTTCAATTTGATCGTGTTCGGGCTGCGCATTCCTCGGATGATAGCACTGCTGTTACGCTTAAAGTTTGTAAACTAGAAATAATCACATACAATTTTTCTACTGGCAAATAAAAAGCTTGATtataaaaatagttaaaaaatctAAACCTTCCATCTAAATCTTGAACATTGCCAAAAGAAGTGCTTTAAAATGCAAGGTTGCTGGCCAttgagtagttttttttaagtacccTTTGCAGTGAAGATTGTAAATAAGAAAGGTGACCGATTCTCATAGTTCTAGTCGGCACTCGAACAGTCTTCACGAAGACCAGGCCGAGTGAtaataaatgtcacaaaagagCTTGAACAACAATCTCAGCATCAGCTGGTGAGAGAAGATGTTTATTGTTGTCATCATCAAGATGACTAAAATTCAATGAGGATAATGTGTGATGTATTATGTTGATATGAACGTATAAGCATGTGTTTCATTTTCGGTTGCAGTTATCTGAGGTCTCAtctcaaagttttgttttccccaaatgGGCCTTTGAGTTATTTCTTTCCCAATGGGGAGGTTTCGAGAAGGGGATGTGGTTGATCTTTGGCAGCCTTTGGTGACTCTTTCGATGAAGAGCTGGACAAATAAAGTGGACTCACGCGTTGTTCTGACTTCCAGGAAGGTTCCTTCTTCTGGACTGATGGCTCAGAAGTTGATTTCACAGCCTTCAACAATGACGACGATGATGGAGATTGCATTGAGCTTGAATTCAGCGGTATATATGTCATTACTTTAAAAGGGCAAACAGCTCCTGGcatatttgattttaatatATAACGATGAGTTTGGCAGTTGGGATAATTAACAAGGATGAGATTGACACACATTGTTgaaaagaggattttcatggtgatCTTTTCACTGTTTTGTGTTTGCTTCTAGATGGTCTCTGGGACAATGACAGCTGCAGTGACACCAACAGATTTGTTTGTGCCCGAGATGCTGACCAATGCGAGTACTGATCGCCTGGCCGACTGTCATCTCATCCGCAACAATTCCTTCTCAAGTATCGTCTGCTGCTCTAACATCAAACCTTATAATGGTGTGTATTCTCTAGTTTATGACAAAATATCCACTTTTGCAACCCAGATCACTTTATTGTCATTTATTAATTGCTGTTATATATCTACTATGGAATAAAGCTTCTTGGTGTGGATGTCATATTCAGTTGATTCCACTTCAAAGACACGAAGACCGTCATTTTTATTGACTCATTTTC
This DNA window, taken from Syngnathoides biaculeatus isolate LvHL_M chromosome 2, ASM1980259v1, whole genome shotgun sequence, encodes the following:
- the LOC133504552 gene encoding galactose-specific lectin nattectin-like isoform X1; its protein translation is MLALTDRVKSIVNVGLQATPRQDSLPIPPRLKPPPTVIRKPLLHSKVLSMAFSFRSSFLLFGFCGLLTGAWSKPTDHAKENCCPKGWTQVDCRCFIYQDRRRALADAESVCNILGGNLASVHSALEYAVVLELVRASSDSTDDVWLGLHEAIEEGSFFWTDGSEVDFTAFNNDDDDGDCIELEFSDGLWDNDSCSDTNRFVCARDADQCEY
- the LOC133504552 gene encoding galactose-specific lectin nattectin-like isoform X2, which codes for MVLICGQSSSALRIMSSKMAFSFRSSFLLFGFCGLLTGAWSKPTDHAKENCCPKGWTQVDCRCFIYQDRRRALADAESVCNILGGNLASVHSALEYAVVLELVRASSDSTDDVWLGLHEAIEEGSFFWTDGSEVDFTAFNNDDDDGDCIELEFSDGLWDNDSCSDTNRFVCARDADQCEY